AGTGAATGAAGCTTATATACGCTCATCTAAAGGTGATTTTGACATATTAGAGGAACCGCCCTTCAAGCTTCAAGGCTCTTATCGTGATATGCAAAATATTGTGGAAAGGATAAACCCTGTAATGAATGTCTCTGAAGTCGATCAAATGATTTCATCTTATTACAAAAGAGAGTCGATGGTTTTGTCAGAGCATGCGGAATCAAGTTTGTTGAAAGTGAAAGAGATCATGGGGGTGATGACTCCTGAAGAAAGGGAGAAATGGGGAATAATCAAGACGAAATACGCTGAGTTCATTGAGTCTGGCGGGGATAAATACCATATGGGCCATGTCTTGTCTCAGCTTGGAAGCATTACCGAGGGGCTTGATAATATAGCAGGCGAGATAAAGCGATTCACAGATCCTAAAAATGAAGGTTAGAAAAAGTTGATTATAACTAAAATCTTATGCAATAGTGGTTTGGGAAAACAATTTTTAGCAAATTTGCATCATATAAAAAATATGTTGGTGCATGGTTTCGAGATGAAATCAACTTCATGCGCTTGCAATATGAGAGCATACTCTGAAGGTAATAATGGTAATTTTGAACTGCATTGGTAATATCCAGTTCCGCTGACATGGTCGTATGCTCGAAATTTTTCACTTATAGAAAAAATACTGAATGGCAAAAACATATGATACAGGCCTGAAGAAAGAGACGGCTGTATTAGTGGCGGTGGCTAAGCCAGATCAAGCTAACCACAGGACGATAGAGTATTTGGATGAGCTGGCTTTTTTGGCTGAAACCAAGGGAATTGAAACCATAAAGACATTTACACAAAAGCTTGATAAGCCAGATAAAAAGACCTTTATAGGTAAAGGGAAATTGGAGGAAGTAGATGCTTATGCCAAGAATTTCGAGGTTGATTATGTAATATTCGATGACGATTTGACTCCATCTCAATTGAGGAATTTGGAGAAAATCCTTAAAAGAAAAATCTACGATAGGAGTTTATTGATCTTGGATATATTCTTGATACGTGCTCAAACTGCTCAGGCAAAAGTTCAGGTTGAATTGGCAAGATTGCAATACTTGTTGCCAAGATTGACCAGAATGTGGACTCACCTTGAAAGACAGCGAGGAGGAACAAGCACTCGTGGTGGAGCAGGAGAGAAAGAGATTGAGACGGATAAGCGTGCGATTAGAAATCAGATCACAATTTTGAAAGAAAGACTTGCCAAGATTGACAAGCAAAGCATGACGCAGAGGAAAAATCGCTCAAGACAAGTAAGGTGCGCGTTGGTAGGTTATACCAATGTCGGGAAATCTACTATTATGCGAGCGATCACTAAATCCAATGTATTTGCTGAGAACAAATTGTTCGCCACTGTGGATTCAACAGTTAGAAAAGTGGTGTTCAATAGCATTCCTTTTTTGTTGACTGATACCGTTGGTTTTATCAGAAAGTTGCCTCACTCTTTGATAGAGTGTTTTAAGTCGACTTTGGATGAGGTAAGAGAGGCGGATGTGTTGATACACGTAGTGGATATATCGCATGAGGCTTTTGAGGATCATATAGATGTTGTAAATACGACATTAGCCGAGTTGAAAGTAGTTGACAAACCAACGATATTGGTTTTTAATAAGATCGACCTTTACGAGCAACAGCTTAAGGATGAAGAAGCCAGAGAGGATTCAGACAATCCTGAGTTTATGACCGCTGAAGAAAAAGAAAAAGCCTTGATAGATCGATTGAAGTCAACTTATCATGGCAAGAAAGATTACACAACAGTTTTCATCGCAGCTAAGGATAAGACGAATTTTGAGGAATTGAGAAAAGAAATTTACCTAAAGGTGAAAGAAAAATATTTTACGATTTTCCCTAACTACGTCAACCCAATGATTGATTATGAAAATTTCACTGGAGAAGAATTAAGCGAATAGCCTTAAAAAATTGAATATAAAAAAATGGGAATTTTTAGGTTCCCATTTTTTTATTCATTGAGAGATTATTATTCGCTGATATGGCCGACTTTCACTAAGTTGGTTTTTAGTTTGTCTTCAGCGTTTACTGTGCCTACAGTTATAACTCTATCGCCTTTTTCTAAACATCCTTCTTTAAGAAGCACTTTTTCGACATTTGCGAATGACTTCATAATGGATTCGTATTTTGGCAGATAAAAAGCTCTTACTCCCCATATAAGGTTTAGAGCAGGCACAAGGTCTTTTTCTTTGGAGAACATGAAAATTTTAGCCTTAGGTCGCTGGCTAGCTAAGTTGAAAGCAGTGAAACCGGATTCTGTCAGTCCGATGATCGCTTTTGCATTAGTTGCTTTAGCCATGATACAAGCACTGTGAATCACTTCTTTGCTTATGAATTCTTTTTCAGAACCTTCTGGGAAGCTGAAATCTTTTTCATAAATGCCTTCATCATTCAGCTCGATAGAACGGATGATTTCAGACATGCACTTCACTGCTTCTAAAGGAAACTTACCAGCCGCAGATTCTGCACTCAACATCACTGCGTCAGCGCCATCCATTACAGCGACAGCTACGTCGTTGGCTTCAGCTCTTGTAGGAATCGGGCTAGTGATCATGCTTTCAAGCATTTGCGTAGCGATGATTACCGGCTTGGCTTTTTTGAAGCACTTTTTCATGATTGATCTTTGAACTATTGGCAGTTCAGAAATAGCTGTTTCAACACCAAGGTCTCCACGAGCAACCATGATAGCGTCAGCGGCATCGATGATTCCATCAATTTCTTTAAGAGCCTCTGGTCTTTCGATCTTGGCAATGACTCTTGTTTTCTTGCCTCTTTCTTTGATAATAGATTTCAGCTGGTCGATATCAGCTCTTGATCTTACGAATGAGATTGCTACCCAATCGATATTGTGCTTCAATCCAAATTCAAGATCAGCCAAATCCTTTTTTGTAAGGCATGATTCAGAAATCTGTGTATCAGGAAGGTTGATGCCCTTGCGAGATTTAAGCATACCACCAACGATGACTTTGGTTTTTACTTTTTTCCCGTCAACTTCTTCTACTTGCAATTGAAGTTTGCCATCGTCAATCATGATTTTGTCGCCGACTTTGACATCTTTCACGAAGTTTTGGTAAGTTGTAGAAACCTCATTCTCATTACCTTCCAACTCTTCTTCCGTTGAAACGTAAAGAGTTTTTCCAGGAACGATTTCAACTTCTCCGTTTACGATGTTTCCGATACGGATTTTAGGTCCTTGCAAATCCTGTACGGCAGCAAGATTATAGTTGAACTCTTTGTTGATTTCCTTGATGATGTTGATCACCTTTAGATGATCCTCATGGCTTCCATGAGAGAAGTTTAATCTTAGTACATTTGCCCCCGCGATGGCAAATTGTAATAGCATTTCTTTGGTGTTACTCGCAGGCCCTACGGTGGCTATAATTTTTGTTCTTTTTAAAGGAGCGTTCATCTCTTTGATATAGTTTTAAACTTCTGGAATAGCAAAATTACAATCAAAAAGCATAAAGGAACGGATATGAAAATCACGCAACAAAATGACTCCAATCATGTAAATTTTCAATTAATTAACTCGTTACTGGTGATTTTGTTGATTCGCAAAAAAAAGCGTCAAGAGCGGTGTTATTTTAGAATTTTCATAAATTCACCTCTTTTTTGAAGATTTCCTATTTGACGAAAAAACGTTACTCTTTATCTAAAAAATAGTTACATTTGAGTTTTGTTATCAGGATGAATATGAAGATCATAGAAGTAAAAAGCCCTGAGCTTATGCGTGAGTTCATTGTGCTCGCAAAGAAAATCTACAAAGGGTACCCTAATTGGATTAGACCTTTGGATAAGGATATCGAACAGGTCTTTGATAAAAATAAGAATAAAGCTTACAGACACGGTGAAAGTGTTCAGTGGTTGTTGAAAGATGATAGCGGGACTGCAATTGGTCGTATCGCTGCATTTTACAATAAAAAAACAGCGAATAGGGATAATAAACAGCCTACAGGCGGTTTGGGATTTTTCGAATGTATTGACGATCAGAATGCTGCTAACATCTTGTTTGACACTGCTAAAGAGTGGCTTGCTGGAAAAGGCATGGAAGCGATGGATGGGCCTGTCAATTTTGGCGAAAGAGATAGGTGGTGGGGCTTGTTGATAGACGGATTCGATAGAGAACCAAACTATTTGTGCAATTACCATCCGGAATATTATCTGAAATTGTTTGAAAATTACGGATTCAAATTATATTTCAAGCAATTTACTTTTGAAAGGCCTGTTCAGTT
The Aureibacter tunicatorum DNA segment above includes these coding regions:
- the hflX gene encoding GTPase HflX, with the protein product MAKTYDTGLKKETAVLVAVAKPDQANHRTIEYLDELAFLAETKGIETIKTFTQKLDKPDKKTFIGKGKLEEVDAYAKNFEVDYVIFDDDLTPSQLRNLEKILKRKIYDRSLLILDIFLIRAQTAQAKVQVELARLQYLLPRLTRMWTHLERQRGGTSTRGGAGEKEIETDKRAIRNQITILKERLAKIDKQSMTQRKNRSRQVRCALVGYTNVGKSTIMRAITKSNVFAENKLFATVDSTVRKVVFNSIPFLLTDTVGFIRKLPHSLIECFKSTLDEVREADVLIHVVDISHEAFEDHIDVVNTTLAELKVVDKPTILVFNKIDLYEQQLKDEEAREDSDNPEFMTAEEKEKALIDRLKSTYHGKKDYTTVFIAAKDKTNFEELRKEIYLKVKEKYFTIFPNYVNPMIDYENFTGEELSE
- the pyk gene encoding pyruvate kinase; this encodes MNAPLKRTKIIATVGPASNTKEMLLQFAIAGANVLRLNFSHGSHEDHLKVINIIKEINKEFNYNLAAVQDLQGPKIRIGNIVNGEVEIVPGKTLYVSTEEELEGNENEVSTTYQNFVKDVKVGDKIMIDDGKLQLQVEEVDGKKVKTKVIVGGMLKSRKGINLPDTQISESCLTKKDLADLEFGLKHNIDWVAISFVRSRADIDQLKSIIKERGKKTRVIAKIERPEALKEIDGIIDAADAIMVARGDLGVETAISELPIVQRSIMKKCFKKAKPVIIATQMLESMITSPIPTRAEANDVAVAVMDGADAVMLSAESAAGKFPLEAVKCMSEIIRSIELNDEGIYEKDFSFPEGSEKEFISKEVIHSACIMAKATNAKAIIGLTESGFTAFNLASQRPKAKIFMFSKEKDLVPALNLIWGVRAFYLPKYESIMKSFANVEKVLLKEGCLEKGDRVITVGTVNAEDKLKTNLVKVGHISE